In one window of Microbacterium dextranolyticum DNA:
- a CDS encoding MurR/RpiR family transcriptional regulator, whose protein sequence is MSAHTADPPLGGTIDHILSLLPSLTPAAQRAAQICVERPGEVAEMSGADLADAAGTSAAAVSRMSQALGFRSFQHLRLTLVRDLGAAAPEGDEDGDDDVSRLRGYAERSARMLQTSLASIDADVFAASAVAIAQAPRLLLAATGASQPSAQAAAVAFTVNGRSCEAPSDTVMQQLTASVLRPGDVCVAVSASGANTNTLAVAQAAAQAGATVVVVTGFARAPLTVVADLVLVAGARSASWEHSAMASGMVQLLVLSALQRAVADRMADAAARARSAVQHEVLGIVADDVEP, encoded by the coding sequence GTGAGCGCCCACACTGCCGATCCGCCGCTCGGGGGGACGATCGACCACATCCTGTCGTTGCTGCCATCGTTGACGCCGGCTGCCCAGAGAGCCGCGCAGATCTGCGTCGAGCGCCCGGGCGAGGTCGCGGAGATGTCCGGCGCCGATCTGGCCGACGCGGCGGGCACGTCGGCGGCCGCTGTGAGTCGGATGAGTCAGGCGCTCGGGTTCCGCAGCTTCCAGCATCTGAGGCTGACGCTGGTGCGCGATCTCGGCGCCGCCGCGCCCGAGGGGGACGAGGACGGAGATGACGACGTGTCGCGCCTGCGCGGGTACGCCGAGCGTTCCGCGCGCATGCTGCAGACCTCGCTCGCCTCGATCGATGCCGACGTGTTCGCCGCATCGGCCGTCGCCATCGCGCAGGCGCCACGGCTGCTGCTCGCGGCCACCGGTGCGTCGCAGCCGTCGGCGCAGGCCGCGGCGGTGGCCTTCACGGTGAACGGCCGGTCGTGCGAGGCTCCCAGCGACACCGTCATGCAGCAGCTCACCGCGAGCGTGCTGCGTCCGGGCGACGTATGCGTCGCCGTCAGCGCCAGCGGCGCCAACACCAACACGCTCGCGGTCGCTCAGGCGGCTGCGCAGGCCGGTGCCACGGTCGTCGTCGTCACCGGGTTCGCCCGGGCTCCCCTCACCGTCGTCGCCGATCTCGTTTTGGTCGCGGGAGCGCGCTCAGCGTCGTGGGAGCACTCGGCGATGGCTTCCGGCATGGTGCAGCTGCTCGTCCTGTCGGCGCTGCAGCGCGCCGTCGCCGACCGAATGGCCGACGCCGCGGCGCGTGCGCGTTCCGCGGTGCAGCACGAGGTGCTCGGGATCGTCGCGGACGACGTCGAGCCGTGA